AGCAGTTGATGCAGGACACAATGAAGCAGCTGAGGTTTAAGCGTCTTGCTCATCGACCCAAGCATTttagcttgtttgttttttttactgtgatttgagctcacaacatTCCAATCAGTAGCTTAATGAGCTAATGAGACTTCCTGGATTTCTCTCTCACCAGACACCTGCTTGAGCTTCCTCCCGTTCTTGTACCACGTGACGAGAGGCCGTGGCACTCCACTGGCATTACACTGAAGAGTCACAGAGTTGCTGATGTTCACGCTGCAGTCGCTGAGGTTCTGCAGCAGCACCGGAGCCTCCAGAACTACAAGGGGGGCATAAAAAGTCACAGCGGTGTTATGTTTTGTCTAGCAGCATATccacaaattcaattcaaaatatCACTGATGTCTCTAGAGAGGAGGCAGTGATGTCAGGCGTTTGCATATTTCTGTCACTACCTCTGTCAAGTAGCCATACTGGACCACATTAACAAAGCACTGAGTGATTTACAGATCACTGAACAGAAAGCAAGCTCTATTTCTTTCATTACAAGTTGTGATTTGGGAAGTTTGACTCTCAGCCAGTGGAGCTGTGCCATTTGTTGACAAATTTCTGGTTATTTTAGCAACACATTTTCACCTGAGTCGACAAAACCGCGACTTCCCTGACAGCTGGCTGCGTGCCGGCATGTCGTTTTTTTTCAGGAAAACTGTTATACATGCAACACGGACATGTTTCAGTTTCATCGTAATTATAAAGTTCAGAatagcacatttttttaatatcatgaTGCAATGGACTACTTGTGTCTTATTTCCTACACATCTTAAGTAGGATTCTTTTGTGCAGCTATATGACACATCCTCATTTCTGCAGAAGTCACTTTTGAGGAAGTCCTTGTGTTGAATAGTGCCAAATATGACTAGGATAGGGGAATAAAGAAAGGGTCACTTCACAACGAGCTAATTGTTGTTCCGAATGTTTTCCTCTCTGAGACAATTGATTATTGTCTCTTTTCTTGGTCTTTGACAGttgctgattggctgattgttCTCGGCCCCCGTGAAGTACACTGTGGATGAGGCACTATGGGAAGTAGCATTGTGTGCTCTTCCTTCTGTCCAGCTCGCATTCCCACGTGAAAGAGGTACTGCTTCGAAACAGCCTTGGATTGAACGACTGCAGGAAGCTTACGCAACTCTGTTCCCAAGGACCCtcgctcttttctctttctttcttcctgtgtTTCCTTTTCTATCTTCCACCCCCCCTTCCCCACCCATTTACTCAATCTATAGCTCTTATGCGTGCATGTCTGTCAGCACATCCTTACATGACTCATACAggagtatttgtttgtttagagaACAATTTAAAAGGGTTTCTAAATAGCAGAGTGTTTCCGTGCTTTCTCAGTTTTTTCAAGGGCATCTGGTGGACGGCACATAGAAAAATACAACTACACACGTCACACATGGAAAGTCTATCTTACCGAATTGGAGTAACTAAATCCGATTTAAGGCTGATATACTTGTTAAAAAGCTACATTTAAGAATTTGGTTACACTGGGTTCACAGTTTAACACCAAGACACACACCTGCAACTGCCACAAGTGCATCCTGATGGGAGTGCTGCCCCGTGACCAGATGTGTGACAGAGCAGCGGTACATCCCAGAGTCTTGCGCTGTCAGGTTCATCAGCGCCAAGCTCAAAGTGAGCGAGTATTCTCCCTCCGTCAGCTCTCCAACCAGAGGTGGGCCGTCCACGTTACTGGCTGTGCTACCTAACATTCTGTGCCAGGACATGTTGGAATACAGGTGCTTATTAGCTACACAGGACAGGTGATAATCTCTGCCCTCTCTTGGCCCCTCCACTGACTCCCCAGAGATGCTGAAGCCTCCCCGGATGTCTGTGATTGGTGGGATGAAAAAGAAGTTATTTAGAATTGAAGTAATAAAGACAGACTGTTAACCgggacaaacaaataaagtacaGCATCATGAAAAGCACTTTGTGAGAGCGGACCAAGCCGATCTTTTTTCAGAACCTTTGATGACAATGTTGAATAGCCATTGTCGATAAAAGTAGCAAAAGAGGCCACGtgaaaaaagcttttatttactttagctATTTGAAATTTCCCGTGGAAACTGCTCGAGGTTTTCCTGATGGAAGATAATGTTTATCTTTCCCAAACACCACCAGAAATCTCCAAATAAAGCACGTAAGGCGGCATTGGGAAAGCAGGCTGATAAGGAGCACAGGTTCCTGTTCACCTCCCTAATCACCCTGTAGGCATGGCAACAACACACATGTCCGCTACAGCCACTGTGGCTGACATTAACATGATgtgaaagcataaaaaaaacaagcagagagagagagagacatagagaaacagacagaaagacagagagagactgatagagacagaaagggacagagggagagagacagacagagacaaagagagagagagagagagagagagagagagagagagagagagagagacagacagacagacagacagacagacagacagggactgagagagacagacagagacaaatatatatatatagagagagagagacagacagacagacagacagacagacagacagacagacagacagacagacagggactgagagagacagacagagacaaatagagagagagagagagagagagagagagagagagagagagagagagagacagacagacagacagacagacagacagacagacagacagacagacaaagtgcaaagagagagacagagacaagagagagagagagagagagagagagagagagagagagagacagacagacagagactgagagagagagagagagagagagagagagagagagagagagagagagagagagacagacagacagacagacagacagacagacagacagacagagactgagagagagagagagagagagagagagagagagagagagagagagaaacgcaCATAGAGAGATGCAGGTTGATGCGAAGTGCAAAATTAACTAACAGCTTTGACTCCCAGCCCTGATCTACTGCATGTGACATTCACTGCAATATTTAAAGTTAGCAGCAGTAATATATCCTGCCTGCGATGTAATGACATTTCAGGAGATCTGTGGTAAAAGTAGCTGCAAGTGTTTTGTTCAATTGTTTGAGAAACTAAAAATACCTGTAACATAGAAGCGGATGTCCAGTTCATCTGTGCCCATTGAGTTGGAAGCCACGCAGCGATAGATGCCAGATATTAAGGCCTTGCCAACTGTTAAAATACCTACAGTCTGagagccaacacacacacacacacacacacacacacacacacacacacacacacacacacacacacacacacacacacacacactaaattagCTGACACTTTACAAATTGCggttatatatacagtaagtcttGAATAGACAACATCCACAAAAGCAGATAACTTTTTTTAAGTAACAGGATATTTCCACAGAATTATTTAGCTCCTGTGTTTCACCTTTTAGAAAGAAACATTCAGTGGAATTACTAATTCTAATGTATTTGTcctgtacataaataaattagcTGCATTTATATGATGTATTGGGTGATGTGATGTGCCCTGATGCACAGGGACGATTTGCAAGATTATTTTCCAGTTCTCGTATATATTCCCTTTTGCTTTCTCTTATTTGTAGTTAGAAAAATATCACAGTTTGTCTTGTTTTCAAGAAACCAGAAAGCGCAAACTGCGGTCAAGAAtcaacaccatctgaccaaACAGAATCCAGAACTTAACCGCACTCTTATAATTTAACAAACGCAATGTCCATTACATCAATGCTTTTCTACAGGACCTTTAATTCtgtcactttgtgtttttttttagtatgaCTTCATGTGGATTTGAATGTTTATTATGTGGCATGAATACTTCCCCCGAATGGTGAACTGCCCCTGCAGCTGACATGTCCCTGTACTTCAAACAGGACAGGGCTTATTCATTCACAGAGATGGAAAATGACTCAAGAATTAAGTGTTTCTGTTAACAGTATTGTTTGTACTCTGATGTACTCATGGGTGGTTATGTGGAACAGCTAACAAACAACCGCTCCACCGTTTCCTACTTCTACAGAAACAGACACTTGAATCGGTCGGCTTCCTACAACGTGTCCATCATTCCTCTTCCAAAGAATGTCCATGCATTAGTTGTTCTCACCTTATTTTTCCCCTGCAAcacttcctgtgtgtttgtgacgcTCAGGACGGGATTGTAGGTGGATGTGCCTGctgtcttctctctcactgCGGTCCAGGACGAGGAAACCTGCTCTTTGCATCTTAGAGCcgaaagacagaaaagagacaAGAGGGAATGAGAGACAGGACTTTGAAGAATGAGGGACAGGACTTTGTTTAGCTGGAAAGTGACGCCACACCACACAGGTGTGAGACACAGCTGCAGCATCGGGAAGAGGGAACTCCGGAAATatctcatcctcctcctcatcatctcCCCTGGGAATTGCAATTCTTCATGAACAGTATTATTCTTGGTTGTCAGTGGAATTTTATCCCAGTAATTGGAATGCAGTGAGTGTATATCAGGATTAGAGCATGGTGGTGGTTATTGTGCTTATGTGGAGTACAGTCAGGACATGGTGTTTTGTAGCACACGAGTGTCCTTGTTCTGTAATTAGCTGTGTCCACTGCTTAGACGTGATGTTTTCTGCTGTCTCCGGTGTGTAAACTTCCTCTAACTAAATCATCCCCATGGATATCTGCACATTCCCAAAACTTGGTTCTTATCCTGTGCCAAGTCTATTATATctctgtggtggtgtgtgtgttgtgtgatgtaaGGTTGCCGTGTGATATGCTGGGTATCcgtgtgtgtaactgtaaccCCCGCCCCACATCACCCTGTCCTGCCCTGGCTCAgactcctctctctctgattgCTCTTCCTCTTGGCAGAGATAGTGAGTGCCCATCTCCTGTGCTCTGGTGTCCCACCCTGATCATGACACCAGcattcctcacacactcacccggcaacacacacacacacacacacacacacacacacacacacacacacacacacacacacacacacacacacacacacacacacacacacacacacacacacacagttctctccCACGCCcagagacacatgcacacactaaaACCGTATGGACTAACACACATTTTCCCCCTTTAATCATTCTATTAAAGATAGACTTATCcacaattcatacacacacacacacacacacacacacacacacacacgcacacacgcacacacgcacacacgcacacacgcacacacacacacacacacacacacgcacacacacgcacacgcacgcacacgcacgcacgcacacgcacgcacacacacgcgcgcgcacacacgcacacacacacgttctctgTGTGCCTGAGTACAGTATTAGAGCATGCTGATTTGTAGCTACCCTGCATCCCTACCCTCATTAAAAACTTTACAAACAATAGAAAtccaaatgttgttttttttcatgagCATCAGTTTATTTGGAAGAAGGTCAGTAATTAGGTTAAACCTTCTATCAGTGAGGATttgcaaaactaaaaaaaagaccatattgtacatataaatttaatttttaatataaaacccACATACATTTGATAATATCACAAAATTTAGACAATACTTGACATTTTTATCAGCCATCTTACACACCAGGcaattatttgcatttatcaTAAGTACGTTAGTggtataaaattattaaatattaggtTTATATATTACTCATAGAAAATCTGTATAAAAAGGATAAATCACATTGGGATAGACCCGTAAAGTGAGAAACCTTAGTCTTGCACTCAAACACAGAACCCCCTCTCCCTGTGCCCCCCGCCccccaccacaaacacacaccacacaccacacacacacacacacacacacacacacacacacacacacacacacatacacacacacgcacacacacacacacacacacacacatacatacacacacacacacacacatacatacatacatacatacatacagatacatacaaaaaaaatttcaacacAAATCATGGCCATGTGGAATAATCAGCGTTGCCATGATCAGGAAATCCTTTACATAGAAATCTAGTGACACAAGATGATATTTCTGGCCCATGAAGCCCTACACAGCAGGCGCTCTGGACCAGCTCTAGAGATAGTTCTGGACGTATTGTGAAGTTCCAAACAGCGAGCACTTATATCCACCACTCTTCAAATGCTCACACTGACATATTGATCCTGAATATGAACATGATCTGAAATCACAGCTTTTTTGTGGATGCTAGAACTACAACAGACAGGCTGGGGCTTGGAGACAGGCATGGTTCATACATCCATTATAGTACCACTCCAGAAcatgaaaaaaagcaaaaaagcagCTCCAGAAAGGGTGGGCGGTATGTGGATGGAATTGCACTTGTTTTGGCTCAAAAATGTCTGagatttgagaaaaaaaattttcagCATATGGAGGTGTAGAGAATAAATTAGAAAGCACTTCCATAGTATGTGTATGCATGACCCCTTCCTCCTGACTGCATCTCGTCCTTACGGTGTTGGTGttttcccagcatgcaccagTGCAGCTCTGACTCTGAAGCAGCTGCCGTGGAAACTGTCCAGACTCTCACAGAAGGGTGCCATGGCCCTGCAGGGCAGTGGTGGTGGTGTCATTAGAGGTGGTGGGGTTCAAGGATTCTTTTGGTGACTGGCTTGTTGACTGAACGCTACATGAAGTgttgggtgggggtggggggttagGTAAGGATGGCGGGTAGGAAGGTGGATGGAGATGCTGGTCGAgctgggggtggtggtgggggggtggAGGCTGTGGGATGAGGAGTTCTCAAGAATAGATCAAGCCCTTGAGGAAGCGGACTGTGCCACGTTTGAAGACGCAGGGACAATCACGCTGCTGGGAAGCCGCCTCGCGTCAGGGAGGAAGCCAAACAACGAGAGGAAAAGCACTCTGATTTTCGCACAGGAAGTCCGTCTGCGCCTCCTGCCCGGCTGAGATAAGAGTGCTGCTGTTCCCATGGCCGAGGCTTGAGCCTGTTCAGTGCTAGGAGGCCAGCCCGGCCCACAGCACCACTCTCCCTGCGCCTCCTCCGCCTCAGCGTCAGGCCAGCCGCGCTGGGCTGCTACAAAGAATAAGGGCCTCGGTCAGGATCCTGCCAGTGATCAGCTCtcaaaacacttacaataacACCACTTGAAAACAATGGCATCATTTTCTCACAACAACCAAtttctcaataaataaataattagtcaatttatttttacatggtCACCTTAATATGTAACAAACGTATACCATTTTGTCAATTTACTCAATTTAAGGTCCTTTTACTCTTGTAAAATGAGtgaatttataaaactgtgtgtacTCTATGGCAGCAATTTAGACTACAGTCCATTTTTCCCTCGTTTCATTGACATTTTTTACACCATGTTCAGGATGCAGAATTCAATAGCATGGCCAAATATGAGGCAAGACAAAAGTCTTGAGTCACCCTCGATGAAAGTGCAATGGCATGTAATAAAGGAATGtacttttctaaaaaaaaaaaaaaaaaaaaaaaaaaaaaagagagagagagagagagagagagagagagagagagagagagagagagttaagaaATAAAAGGTAAATTAAAAATTCTGCACAACGATTAGCAGATCAGCAATACTACTGTAGCATTGATCCGGGTATGGAATATGGAATAACTGCTTTTTGGTGCCAATATTTGGAGCCAAAAATAGATGAACAGATAATAGCTTGACTTCTCAGTCTTTGTcttagtagtgtgtgtgtgtgtgtgtgtgtgtgtgtgtgtgtgtgtgtgtgtgtgtgtgtgtgtgtgtgtgtgtgtgtgtgtgtgtgtgtgtgtgtgtgtgtgtgtgtgtgtgtgtgtgtgtgtgtgtgtgtgtgtgtgtttcttgctGGCTTGGCTTTTCTCATGAGAATGTGGAATAGTTTGTGTATGACACATTAGGAAAGCCATGACAGGATGcgcctgaccaatcagaataataAACAGGCTGCATTCTGCAAGGGAAGTTCATTAAATCATGGCGTTTGATTTAGAAACCAGCTAATCGTCATTGTAAGCAAGGAACTCGTCTcttttgaagttttttttttttttttgcacttttaacTCTAGGATACACTGAGTTCTATGACTGTACCAGGCACACATtcatgcagatacacacacatacacacacacaattatttgtTCACTTGAGAAtgaatagacacacacatgaaagAGCTCCTTAACCATCTGTTCTTGGGGCTAAAAGGAAACCCTGTCTGAACTCTTGTTGAAATAGACAAAACATGTCTCCattcacaaacaaacagacacataaataagATACTGTTCCTATAGGCAAAAATAGACTAAAACTATCACCAGGTACAGCGTGAAAAATGGCCATGGTGTTGGGAATCTGCTTCTTTGTGTGTCTAAGAAAGTGGTATATAGAATCCAtccaacaaaaaaatacaacttcagcTAAATCTGTGCTGGCTTAATGCCCACGTATGGTATGTGCACCATTTTCTGTCACATTAGATGTATTTGCTGAGGATAGTGTGGCACTTACAGGCCTTTAGAAGGGCAACGATGCCAGAGCCATTGAATCTGAGGCAGTGGGACCCCATGAGCAGTGCAGCGGAGGACTTGCCTGCTGGACCGTGGCACGGTTGCTGTGTCACGCACCGCTACAGCTTTCTCCCCAATCAGAGGCTTAACTGTTAGTTGGCAGAAAATGGCACAGATCTTAAGTTCACAACTAAGCACATAACTTAACCACCAAATAAATAACAGTGAAACTCATAAAAACAAGCTTACCGTTTACCACAAGTGAGAGCGTCAGGTTCTGATGAAGACCAAACTGCTGGATTCGAGTGAGGATGGTATAGACCCCTGCATCCTCTTCAGCAACATCTCGAATCACCAGAGAATAGCCGTCTACATGATAACGTGAACACTGCTCAGCTGCTACCACCCCATCTTTCAGCCTGGACATTGATCAGACAAAGAAAACCTTATTCATATGAAAGCACAACAATATGTCTATTAAAATTTATGGACATAGTATGTGGTATCTCTGTTTTGCACTGTCTCACCAAATGACTTCAGGTTCAGGGAATGCCCGTAATTTAGGGGACAGGCGAAAGGATTTCTGCCCTGCATATGCCTGTACCAGTGGACCATCTCTATGCTTTAACTTGATGAAGGAATGATCTGAGAAGCATAAGACCCATATGTATATTAAAGACTTATATAAAAAGCTGACTCATATAAATTTAGCACTCTTGTAATGGGATTCTTAAACATTACCATAAACTATAACTGAGGTGTTGACTTCCCGCTTTGCTGGTCCACTTGTTACATGGCACCTGTAGATACCTTTATCATCCTTGTGAAGTTTATGGATGGTGAGAATACTGTAGAACACCACATTGGTCATGCTCCGAGTTATACGTCGACTGATTGAGGCTCTATTATTGCCCttaagacagaataaaaaaaaataaatacatgaacttTAAGATTTAAGATGCTTCTTTGCAAAAACAGATCACATTATGTCAAATATTAACGTTAGGTCCCGCTCTGATATTATGAGTTTGACTTGCCTTTCCAGGATAACTCCAGTTGATGTTCACTCTTGAGTTCCACTCAGCTGTAACAGTGCAGTTTAAGGCCAGCCTCTCTCCTTCTAGAGCCTGTACCAAGCCAGTGCTGTTTAGATATACCTTTTGGATCTTATTCACTGGAGAGATTGAACCGAAGGTACAAATGCGGTTAATTTGCAAGTACATCATTAGCCTGTGAGTCATCTGTCAACACTGTTATCATACCTGGTCTGTAAGTCAAAAATGTGTTGCTGTATTTTGTCCCATTGATGATGGTTTCGCAGGAAAACAGACCAATGTAGAAGTATGTGGGGCTTCGGATAACAAAGCCCTTTCTGTTATTCCAAATGATGGTCTTCTGATCAGTGCCAAGTATTTGGTCAGGAAACTGTAATGATTGGAACACGAATCATTCAGTTTAACAGGAACCCTTCGGCTATTAATATGGCTAATAGATAAAGTAAAAATTAACTACAGTTACACAAACTATTTGTGATATCTTGCcaatagcactttttttttaagttttgctGTGTTAAGTCAGATCTGGTAGCAAGGTAGAGTCTGCCAAAGATTCTTGGATAGCTATATtatgattttgttttcttctaaaTCCAGCGGAGGAAATGTTTACTGGAGGAGCTCTGACAGCTTGGAAGTGCCCTGCCCTTTCTCAAGGGATCAGGTGGACACCTCCTTCCCAGTGTGAACAGGTCAACACCATGTATGTTTTAGCTAAGCCCTTTTCAGTGTGTTCCCATACAGGTCTTACATAACCAATGTTTCCTGTTTTAAGTTCTTACAATCTACACTCATAGTATAAGATGCCCATTCCACCCCTCTTCTAAAATCTCCTGTACAGAGCCGGAGAGTGTTGAGGATGTGGAAACGTGACTCCAGTCCATCGCTTCACATCCTGTTACTACAGGATATAGACACTGCGGCTGGGGCCCTTAGGTCAATATCTGGAAGGGCCCCCTGGCCACTTTCACAGCTTCTGTGAGAGTTTGGTCCCTGGAGTATTGTTCCCCATGCAAGAGGTGCGAGATTAAAGATATTTGTCTCCAAATAAACCCTTTCCGGAAAAGAAACACTCTAGTAGTGTGTTACAATCCAAATTGGAGTGGGAGATGGAGATGGCCTTGTATTTTTAGACTGATTACCTTTGTGACTCTGTGCATAGGGTcaagcagaacataaacagagcaAGCTGAAATTAAATGGGAAGCATTTTTCAGGCCAACAGGAGGAGGGGGATGTCATATCGATGGCAGATCCTAAAACAGCTCCCATCCTGAAAGCAGAGCCAAAGGGAGCGTGAAGGGAACTGGTCATTTTGCTCCTTTCCGCTCTtgtccactttttttttgcaacaataGCCATAAATGGCATGAACAACTCTCCCTAGGAGAGATACCTCACAGCTTGCACAATAGGTCAagtcatgtttattattttaattaatatctaATAATTAGCTGAGTTGATGCAACCAGCTGTAGAAAACATCACCATTTCCCCAGGTACAAGGCCATTAAGGTGTGGCAACTTAGACCCCCATGTCCTGTCTACATCTCCTGGGCTTTTTATGGTGCCAGCAAGACGGAGGAAGCCGGGGGCGCCACTCTCTCTGCCTGCTGGCGTAAGACTGGTATCTTTGTCACACTAAGGCCAGTGAAGGACTCTTCTCTTGACAAACACACTCCCAGTGACATGCATCCTCTTGCATGTGAACAGATCCATGCTCCTTCCCTTGAGCAGGACCAATGAGAAGACAGGAACACAGGCAGTGGCTAAATCATTAATGGACATAGCTGTCAGGTAGCAAGGGATGGAAGAAGATTACAGGAGAGAAAGATTGGATATGGTGGTCAGAAAAGGATGAGATTTGGAAAAGGAACTGTTATGATGAATGTGGGTGGAGAGGGCGAAGATATGATGGAAGAGTGCAGAAAATAAGGTTCTTGAGGAAGAATGTGACCATGGGAAATTTTGATGATTCCATTGGTTACTGGGTGGAGGTTAATGTCAAAATCAGTGTTTCcaaacatgtttaatgcataATTGCGTAAACTTTGCACAATGAGAAAATGATTGTGCAAAGTTTAATGGGTTATCGGTCTGTAATGTTGTAATTTTAGTAGCTATTAGAGGAAAACAGAAGcataaaagaaaagaggaagataGTGGGTGGAGAACCCTGATAATACCGGGTTCAGAAGCCTTTCCTGACAATACAGTAATTAtgttgatgataatgatgacatATGGATGGTGGTTGAGCAAATGTCTTGCACGTACAGTGTGATAAGAGTGGATAAATCTTAATAGGTTCAATTCGTAATTAATTTGTATGATGTCTTGGAGATATTCATAGTAAAATTACTCACTTTGACCAATGACACGttggtgttagggttagtgaccCTGCAGGGAAACACTAGGTCTTGTCCTTCTTTCATGTAGACCACGTCTGGGATCTCTTTCTGCACCTTTACAAATGGCTGCTGGCTATCTGAAACCCAAACACTGGGGTCAGgaaaaaacatatacacattcCTTTGAGCACTCAAACTTAGTTACCTAATACGACAAACAGAATTTGATTGCGGATAACAATTCAGAGTCAGCAAGATATGTTGTTTGCTACGTAGCTAGCAAAAGccttgtgtgttgtttgtaggCTTGGTTGCACTTTCTTTTGCAGCTAGAATCATCTTGAGGTATTGAAAGAGCTTGGGTGTTGCTCACTCCATTGTTTGTTACTCTAGCATTATTAaaggaaagataaaaaaaaatctctgaacATTTTAACAAAAGTACCCCAAGGACTACTGTATACAGGCTTCCTTGATGTGCTTTGATTCCATataaaagagggagggagaggattAATGGACATGGTCACAAGAGCAATTGATGGCCCTCTGTGGCCTTGTTAGGGGACCATGGGCTTATTTTACTGACTCAAGGTCCTTGTTTCTTGGATGTTGTTGCTGCTTCATTATGTATGGTGATGCCTTCTTAAAGCAAATCTCTACTGCCCCTGGATGCTCACTCAAATTAATACCCAtctctttcactctcatttACAAGCACTCATAAACACTCAGCCCTCCTCTGCCAAGGGAGACATCCTATTCCCCCATCCCTGTCCCTCGCCGGACCCCCATGAGCAGCACAGGATGCAGACAGAGAGGCTGAGAGAAGAAGATAAGACCTGCTGCCTTGGGAAAGGCTGCCCAGAGGCTGTGCCTTTCGACAGCTGATGCTAtttctgtcccccccccccaaggtAGCCCTTAAATGAAAGTTAGAGGTTATATATAGACAAAAAATGGGGAGATAGTGAGAAACCATGCCAGACCTATTTACTTAGTAGAATTTGCTGTTCTGGGAAAAAATGCTGTTTAGATATTACTGGCTTACTTTTGCATCCTGTTTAGCCTTTAAGTGGTTAGTGTTTACACCAGGTCTTGGAGCAGGACTTTAAAGATCTCACTAACTTTAACTGTAACTGGCACATGGAGATTCTTACCTGTGATGAAAACGTAGACGGAGGTGTTTTTGTGCTGCTTGTGGGAGTAGCGACAGCGGTAGGAACCTGTAAGCTGGGCTAAGGCAGGGCTGAGGATAAGGCGGCTGCAATACTGGTTTGAGCGCTTGCCACAACGAGTCTCTTCTACACGGGCACTCGGATGGCTCTTGCTCACACCCGAGGGGAACACCCACTCTAGCTCCCATCGCCCCCTGAAAAATGTATgttatactataatataattataataattataataatactttaa
This genomic stretch from Tachysurus fulvidraco isolate hzauxx_2018 chromosome 25, HZAU_PFXX_2.0, whole genome shotgun sequence harbors:
- the flt1 gene encoding vascular endothelial growth factor receptor 1 isoform X2, whose amino-acid sequence is MLEIFLVMLCGLTSCVLTKDSKGRFNSPVLDVTERQIILEENQVLQLNCRGRWELEWVFPSGVSKSHPSARVEETRCGKRSNQYCSRLILSPALAQLTGSYRCRYSHKQHKNTSVYVFITDSQQPFVKVQKEIPDVVYMKEGQDLVFPCRVTNPNTNVSLVKFPDQILGTDQKTIIWNNRKGFVIRSPTYFYIGLFSCETIINGTKYSNTFLTYRPVNKIQKVYLNSTGLVQALEGERLALNCTVTAEWNSRVNINWSYPGKGNNRASISRRITRSMTNVVFYSILTIHKLHKDDKGIYRCHVTSGPAKREVNTSVIVYDHSFIKLKHRDGPLVQAYAGQKSFRLSPKLRAFPEPEVIWLKDGVVAAEQCSRYHVDGYSLVIRDVAEEDAGVYTILTRIQQFGLHQNLTLSLVVNVKPLIGEKAVAVRDTATVPRSSRQVLRCTAHGVPLPQIQWLWHRCPSKGLCKEQVSSSWTAVREKTAGTSTYNPVLSVTNTQEVLQGKNKTVGILTVGKALISGIYRCVASNSMGTDELDIRFYVTDIRGGFSISGESVEGPREGRDYHLSCVANKHLYSNMSWHRMLGSTASNVDGPPLVGELTEGEYSLTLSLALMNLTAQDSGMYRCSVTHLVTGQHSHQDALVAVAVLEAPVLLQNLSDCSVNISNSVTLQCNASGVPRPLVTWYKNGRKLKQVSGIMLAPDDGTLHIDRITVEDEGMYTCEATNERGSAESSAYISVENSESFSLEIPTLACTCVVATLFWLLLTLLIRKLRQPNSSNSKTEYLPIILHQGEGPIDEHCDRLQYDAEKWEFPQERLQLEKPLGRGAFGKVMQASAFGIANSNGCTTVAVKMLKEGATPSEHKALMTELKILNHIGHHLNVVNLLGACTRPGGPLMVIVEYCKYGNLSSYLRSKRDVFMLNRVTGEEESRRQDECKSRVESQKVSTELEGERREENEEDKGSVLCSNTPLHLEDLISYSFQVARGMEFLASRKCIHRDLAARNILLSENSVVKICDFGLARDLYKDPDYVRKGDARLPLKWMSPESIFDKVFTTQSDVWSFGVLLWEIFSLGASPYPGLNIDEEFCHRLKQGTRMRAPEYGTPELYTTMLECWERNPSDRPSFSELVGTLGDLLQARVQQEGKDYIPLNTLLSGESSGSEHLDYRDVHQGTPSYINTRIDAITTFEEDLNREVQDDSQSDSGMVLPSEEFIQLKWTDKFKSKKITRFFMKSQHQERMSPTSALRCVSGAPCGRGENDDTGVPCSTSPPDYNTALLCPSL